One part of the Solanum dulcamara chromosome 3, daSolDulc1.2, whole genome shotgun sequence genome encodes these proteins:
- the LOC129881789 gene encoding probable metal-nicotianamine transporter YSL7: MVRNGDQKREGAQRESTENAFKDEYVPPWEKQITLRAMVTGLILSIVFNFIVCKLNLTTGVIPSLNVAAGLLGFAGVRSWTVVIDKFGKLKQPFTRQENTVIQTCVVASSGIAFSSGTASYMLGMSPFIASQADAGNTPNNTKKLAVSWMFPYLFVVSFAGLFSIVALRKMMIMKYKLTYPSGTATAYLINCFHTPKGAKLAKKQVGSLFKSFGFSFIFGAVQWIFARDEGCGFGSLHTFGSQAYEKKFYFDFSSTYVGVGMLCPYMVNISLLIGAIVSWGIMWPMIEAKQGDWYSAQLSATSLHGIQGYRVFIAIAMMLGDGIFHFAYMLVVTILSFTKRKSPQKEEEDDDDNKIQNDYFLKDQIPNWAAIGGYACIVVVSIIVVPIIFCSLKWYHVLVAYLFAPILAFCNSYGAGLTDWSLASNYGKIAILTFSYWVGLENGGVIAGLASCGLMMSIVDTAAGLMGDFKTGYLTLASPRSMFFSQLIGTAMGCVITPLVFWIFNTAYPLGDPKGSYPAPYALMYRGIALLGVEGFGSLPKHCLNLSIWFFLIAILINLVTQLLKKFETKYGIYRFIPSPMCMAIPFYLGGYFAIDMCLGSLILFGWQMYNKQKAKDFGPAVASGLICGDSLWGIPASVLALASVKAPFCMKS, encoded by the coding sequence ATGGTGAGAAATGGAGATCAAAAAAGGGAAGGCGCGCAAAGGGAATCAACAGAGAATgcattcaaggacgaatatgTGCCCCCGTGGGAGAAACAAATAACATTGAGGGCAATGGTGACCGGATTGATCCTAAGTATCGTCTTCAACTTCATCGTTTGTAAACTCAATCTCACAACAGGTGTTATACCTTCTCTCAATGTGGCAGCTGGACTCTTAGGGTTCGCGGGGGTTAGATCATGGACAGTTGTTATTGACAAGTTTGGCAAGTTGAAACAGCCTTTTACTAGGCAGGAGAATACTGTTATACAGACGTGTGTCGTTGCTTCTTCTGGCATTGCTTTTAGCAGTGGAACAGCAAGTTATATGTTGGGAATGAGTCCATTTATAGCATCTCAAGCAGATGCAGGAAATACTCCGAATAATACTAAGAAGCTTGCTGTTAGTTGGATGTTTCCTTATCTTTTTGTTGTTAGCTTTGCTGGTCTATTTTCAATTGTAGCACTAAGAaagatgatgataatgaagTACAAGTTGACATATCCAAGTGGAACTGCAACTGCATATCTTATCAATTGTTTTCACACTCCGAAAGGAGCTAAGCTCGCGAAGAAACAAGTTGGTTCATTGTTCAAATCGTTTGGATTCAGCTTTATATTTGGGGCTGTTCAGTGGATATTTGCACGGGATGAAGGGTGTGGATTTGGTAGCTTGCATACATTTGGTTCCCAAGCATATGaaaaaaagttctattttgatttctcgtCAACGTATGTTGGAGTTGGTATGCTTTGCCCCTACATGGTGAACATATCATTGCTAATTGGTGCTATAGTATCATGGGGTATAATGTGGCCAATGATTGAAGCAAAGCAAGGGGATTGGTACTCTGCTCAGTTATCCGCGACAAGTCTTCATGGTATCCAAGGATACAGAGTATTTATTGCAATTGCCATGATGCTTGGTGATGGTATTTTCCATTTTGCCTACATGTTGGTGGTCACAATCTTAAGTTTCACAAAGAGGAAGAGTcctcagaaagaagaagaagacgatGATGACAATAAGATACAAAACGACTACTTCTTGAAAGATCAGATTCCCAACTGGGCAGCTATTGGAGGATACGCTTGTATTGTAGTCGTATCTATCATTGTGGTACCCATTATCTTCTGCTCACTCAAATGGTATCACGTTTTGGTTGCCTATTTATTTGCTCCTATTTTGGCCTTCTGCAATTCTTATGGAGCCGGCCTCACTGATTGGTCCCTTGCATCAAATTACGGAAAAATTGCAATCCTTACATTTAGTTATTGGGTTGGTTTGGAGAATGGTGGTGTGATTGCTGGACTTGCTTCATGTGGTTTGATGATGAGCATAGTAGACACAGCTGCTGGTTTGATGGGAGATTTCAAGACTGGTTACTTAACCCTTGCATCCCCGCGTTCCATGTTCTTTAGCCAACTTATTGGAACTGCCATGGGTTGTGTCATAACCCCTCTAGTCTTCTGGATTTTCAACACTGCCTATCCGTTAGGTGATCCAAAAGGTTCATACCCTGCACCATATGCTCTCATGTATCGTGGAATCGCCCTACTTGGTGTCGAAGGTTTTGGAAGTCTACCCAAACATTGCCTCAACCTCTCTATTTGGTTCTTTCTAATTGCTATTCTCATCAACCTAGTGACTCAGTTGCTGAAGAAATTTGAGACCAAGTATGGAATTTATCGATTCATTCCGAGTCCAATGTGCATGGCCATACCATTTTACCTTGGAGGGTACTTTGCCATTGACATGTGTCTAGGGTCATTGATCCTATTCGGTTGGCAAATGTATAACAAGCAAAAGGCAAAAGATTTTGGACCTGCAGTGGCTTCCGGTTTAATATGTGGTGACTCCTTGTGGGGAATTCCAGCATCTGTTCTTGCTCTAGCTAGTGTGAAAGCTCCATTTTGCATGAAATCTTAG
- the LOC129882928 gene encoding thiamine pyrophosphokinase 1 isoform X1, which yields MNLTTHSSTFLLPNLPTDDGPVLTYALVILNQSLPRFTPLLWKHAQVHICADGGANRVFDELPGMFPHEDPSDIRKRYKPYAIKGDMDSIRTDVLDYYRGLGTKIVDESQDQDTTDLHKCVVYIRDLLSLEHPTLCILVTGALGGRFDHEMGNINVICRFPSMRIILLSDDCLIQLLPSTHHHKIHIHSSVEGPHCGLIPIGMVAGRTSTTGLQWNLDNTEMRFGGLVSTSNIVKENTVTVQSDSDLLWTISIKKE from the exons ATGAATTTGACGACTCATTCTTCTACTTTCCTCCTACCAAATCTTCCCACCGACGACGGACCTGTTCTAACGTACGCTCTCGTTATCCTTAACCAAAGCCTCCCTCGATTCACTCCTCTGCTTTGGAAGCACG CACAGGTTCATATTTGTGCTGATGGTGGAGCGAATAGGGTGTTTGATGAATTGCCCGGCATGTTTCCTCATGAGGATCCTTCTGATATTCGTAAGag GTACAAGCCATATGCTATTAAAGGAGATATGGATTCAATCAGAACTGACGTTCTTGATTATTATAGAGGCCTG GGGACCAAGATAGTTGATGAATCTCAAGATCAAGATACTACAGATCTTCATAAATGTGTTGTATATATTCGTGACTTACTAAGCCTGGAACATCCAACT TTGTGTATTCTAGTCACTGGAGCACTTGGGGGAAGGTTTGACCATGAGATGGGAAATATTAATGTCATATGCCGTTTCCCCTCCATGCGGATTATTCTTCTCTCTGATGATTGCCTAATCCAACTTCTTCCAAGTACACATCATCACAAGATTCACATACATTCCTCAGTTGAGGGTCCACATTGCGGACTCATACCCATTGGAATGGTTGCCGGAAGAACCAGTACTACGGGTCTCCAATGGAATCTGG ATAATACCGAAATGAGATTTGGTGGCTTAGTCAGTACATCAAATATTGTGAAAGAGAACACAGTAACAGTGCAATCTGATTCTGACCTCCTATGGACAATTTCTATCAAAAAAGAGTGA
- the LOC129882928 gene encoding thiamine pyrophosphokinase 2 isoform X2 — MFPHEDPSDIRKRYKPYAIKGDMDSIRTDVLDYYRGLGTKIVDESQDQDTTDLHKCVVYIRDLLSLEHPTLCILVTGALGGRFDHEMGNINVICRFPSMRIILLSDDCLIQLLPSTHHHKIHIHSSVEGPHCGLIPIGMVAGRTSTTGLQWNLDNTEMRFGGLVSTSNIVKENTVTVQSDSDLLWTISIKKE; from the exons ATGTTTCCTCATGAGGATCCTTCTGATATTCGTAAGag GTACAAGCCATATGCTATTAAAGGAGATATGGATTCAATCAGAACTGACGTTCTTGATTATTATAGAGGCCTG GGGACCAAGATAGTTGATGAATCTCAAGATCAAGATACTACAGATCTTCATAAATGTGTTGTATATATTCGTGACTTACTAAGCCTGGAACATCCAACT TTGTGTATTCTAGTCACTGGAGCACTTGGGGGAAGGTTTGACCATGAGATGGGAAATATTAATGTCATATGCCGTTTCCCCTCCATGCGGATTATTCTTCTCTCTGATGATTGCCTAATCCAACTTCTTCCAAGTACACATCATCACAAGATTCACATACATTCCTCAGTTGAGGGTCCACATTGCGGACTCATACCCATTGGAATGGTTGCCGGAAGAACCAGTACTACGGGTCTCCAATGGAATCTGG ATAATACCGAAATGAGATTTGGTGGCTTAGTCAGTACATCAAATATTGTGAAAGAGAACACAGTAACAGTGCAATCTGATTCTGACCTCCTATGGACAATTTCTATCAAAAAAGAGTGA
- the LOC129882927 gene encoding uncharacterized protein LOC129882927 has product MIDGEKKPPMGYIYEAMDRAKESIEKVFNYDERKYMNVFKIIDARWTDQLHQPLHAAGHILNSGLYYKNNEMKTLTEEVWLGYHACVERMILDKTLQNKIGDELGVYMKADGLLGIESAIRARTLRSPVEWWMQYGHNVPNLQQFAIRVQSLTCSSSGCERNWSVYEHIHTKKRNKLGLKRMNDLVFIKYNRTLVRRYNASNTIDPILLDNIDDANEWLTGAPQNHEDEEVYEGEGLTYGDVATVMVWRRMFMVLGGVL; this is encoded by the exons ATGATAGATGGGGAGAAAAAACCACCAATGGGCTACATTTATGAAGCCATGGATAGGGCAAAAGAAAGTATTGAAAAGgtattcaattatgatgaaaggAAATATATGAATGTTTTCAAAATCATTGATGCAAGGTGGACGGATCAACTTCATCAACCTTTACATGCAGCTGGACATATTTTAAACTCGGGGctctattataaaaataatgagatGAAGACTTTAACTGAAGAAGTGTGGTTGGGATATCATGCATGTGTTGAGAGGATGATCCTAGATAAAACTTTGCAAAACAAAATAGGGGATGAGCTTGGTGTGTACATGAAAGCTGATGGGCTACTTGGAATTGAGTCGGCCATTAGAGCTAGAACCTTAAGGTCACCAG TTGAATGGTGGATGCAATATGGTCATAATGTCCCAAACTTGCAACAATTTGCTATTAGAGTGCAAAGTTTAACTTGTAGCTCATCCGGTTGCGAGAGAAATTGGAGCGTGTATGAACAT ATTCATACTAAAAAGAGAAACAAGCTTGGGTTAAAACGCATGAATGATCTAGTGTTCATCAAATATAATAGAACATTGGTGCGTCGCTACAATGCTAGCAATACCATTGATCCAATTTTGTTGGATAATATTGATGATGCAAATGAATGGttaactggagcaccccaaaatCACGAAGATGAAGAAGTATATGAAGGAGAAGGTCTCACTTATGGTGATGTTGCTACGGTAATGGTGTGGAGGAGAATGTTTATGGTTTTAGGGGGAGTACTTTAA
- the LOC129882929 gene encoding DNA mismatch repair protein PMS1 isoform X1, with protein MDGGGAAASPSIIKPINKGVVHRICAGQVILDLPSAVKELVENSLDAGATSIEVSLKDYGAESFQVIDNGCGISPHNFKVLALKHHTSKLSDFPDLHSLATFGFRGEALSSLCALGDLTVETRTKNEQIATHLTFDHSGLLIAERNTARQVGTTITVKKLFSTLPVRSKEFQRNIRKEYGKLITLLNAYALISKGVRLVCTNSALKNAKSVVLKTQGSGSLKDNIITVFGMSTFICLEPLKVCMSNGCTVEGFISKSGYGSGRNLGDRQYFFVNGRPVDMPKVGKLVNELYRGANSRQFPIAIMNFAISPREFDVNVTPDKRKIFLSDEGFILHSLREALEKIYSSNHASYAVNSLQEVEEKHTSTPSHLEAFQFQPKQLLSDSNDSQEGDCIEELRKDGHFLKKAQEAKDLSVTEVMLNDGNRSTEKDFSLRFHGKKKDNISSRSSRQEVGGLTAAITDRYALTSCSKDKSRIDNARYVNRASIVQSSLTKFVMVNKRKHENMSTTLSEVPLLRNGSTVHPSGEDNSLKDTASLRSPDNPVKADKCDEVTINESGSSKFSKIDRFLHQMKHSRMGRVLDQTNDLSPPGNSIQNGRFEQEHEVQMNELCVAEPVPVDSTCNNIHDVSENMVDASSSEQPPSLTLDAPKASSNSEIVSTLQFSVKELVSRRNQRLSRLQLLNRTSHRMKTKRDYAAATLELSESGNEEAKARALIDATNELERLFKKEDFTRMKVIGQFNLGFIIGRLDQDLFIVDQHAADEKYNFERLSQSTVLNQQPLLRPLKLELSPEEEIVISIHNDTFRRNGFLLEEDLCAPPGHRFKLKAVPFSKNITFGIADVKELISILADSEEECSIMGTYRNDTADSLCPPRVRAMLASRACKSSVVIGDPLGRNEMQKILDNLSRLKSPWNCPHGRPTMRHLVDLRTVHRRLEADETTL; from the exons ATGGACGGAGGAGGAGCAGCAGCTTCACCCTCGATTATAAAGCCCATAAACAAGGGCGTAGTTCATAGAATTTGTGCTGGTCAAGTTATTCTGGACCTTCCCTCCGCCGTCAAGGAATTGGTTGAGAATAGCTTGGACGCCGGAGCCACTAGCATCGAAGTCTCCCTCAAAGACTATGGTGCTGAATCCTTCCAGGTCATAGACAATGGTTGTGGCATCTCACCTCACAATTTCAAG GTACTGGCGCTAAAACATCATACCTCAAAACTATCAGATTTTCCTGATCTTCATTCATTGGCGACTTTTGGATTTAGAGGGGAGGCATTGAGTTCACTTTGTGCTTTAGGGGATTTGACAGTTGAAACAAGAACGAAGAATGAGCAAATTGCGACACACTTGACATTTGATCATTCGGGCCTTCTAATAGCTGAAAGGAACACAGCTCGCCAAGTTGGTACCACGATCACTGTTAAGAAGTTGTTCTCCACTTTACCGGTGCGAAGTAAAGAGTTTCAGCGCAACATACGGAAGGAATATGGAAAGCTTATTACATTGCTGAAT GCCTATGCTCTTATTTCTAAGGGAGTCAGACTAGTTTGCACCAACTCAGCTCTAAAAAATGCAAAATCTGTAGTTCTGAAGACTCAGGGAAGTGGATCTCTGAAAGATAACATTATAACAGTATTTGGTATGAGTACCTTTATTTGTCTGGAGCCTCTGAAAGTATGTATGTCCAATGGTTGCACTGTAGAAGGATTCATTTCCAAGTCTGGCTATGGTAGTGGACGCAACTTAGGAGATCGACAATATTTTTTTGTGAATGGACGGCCCGTGGATATGCCAAAAGTTGGCAAGCTTGTCAATGAGTTGTATAGAGGTGCAAACTCTCGGCAATTTCCCATTGCAATCATGAATTTTGCTATCTCACCGAGAGAATTTGATGTGAATGTAACTcctgataaaagaaaaatatttttgtctgACGAAGGGTTCATATTGCACTCTTTGAGAGAAGCTTTAGAAAAGATATATTCATCTAATCATGCTAGTTATGCTGTTAATAGTCTCCAAGAGGTTGAAGAAAAACATACATCCACTCCTTCCCATCTTGAGGCATTTCAGTTTCAACCCAAGCAATTATTGTCGGACAGCAATGATTCTCAGGAAGGTGACTGCATTGAAGAACTACGTAAAGATGGTCATTTTCTCAAAAAAGCTCAGGAAGCAAAAGATTTGTCTGTCACGGAGGTGATGCTAAATGATGGAAACAGGTCAACAGAGAAAGACTTCAGTCTTCGATTCCATGGAAAGAAGAAAGACAACATCAGTTCCAGAAGTTCCCGGCAAGAGGTCGGAGGTCTGACTGCTGCTATAACCGACAGATATGCACTCACCTCATGCTCAAAAGATAAAAGCCGTATTGATAATGCACGTTATGTCAATCGTGCAAGCATTGTCCAGTCATCACTCACCAAATTTGTTATGGTAAATAAGAGAAAGCACGAGAATATGAGTACTACATTATCTGAGGTACCTCTCCTGAGAAATGGATCGACTGTCCATCCATCAGGAGAAGACAATTCTTTGAAGGATACCGCATCATTAAGATCTCCAGATAATCCAGTTAAGGCTGATAAGTGTGATGAAGTGACCATTAATGAGTCTGGATCTTCCAAGTTCTCTAAGATAGATAGATTTCTTCATCAAATGAAGCACTCAAGAATGGGTAGAGTACTTGATCAAACAAATGATTTATCTCCACCTGGAAATAGTATACAAAATGGAAGATTTGAGCAG GAGCATGAGGTTCAAATGAATGAATTATGTGTAGCTGAACCAGTGCCTGTTGATTCTACTTGCAACAACATCCATGATGTGTCAGAAAACATGGTGGATGCTTCTTCTTCTGAACAGCCTCCTAGTCTGACTCTGGATGCTCCTAAGGCTTCATCAAATTCGGAGATTGTTTCGACATTGCAATTTAGTGTGAAAGAACTTGTATCAAGAAGGAACCAGAGGCTGTCAAGATTGCAACTCCTTAATCGTACATCTCATAGAATGAAAACAAAGAG GGATTATGCTGCAGCAACCCTGGAGCTCTCCGAATCAGGGAATGAAGAGGCCAAGGCAAGGGCATTGATTGATGCTACCAATGAGTTGGAGAGACTTTTCAAGAAAGAAGATTTTACTAGAATGAAG GTGATTGGGCAATTCAACCTTGGATTCATTATAGGCAGATTGGATCAAGATCTTTTTATTGTTGATCAG CATGCCGCAGATGAGAAGTATAATTTTGAGCGCCTGTCGCAATCAACTGTCTTGAATCAGCAACCTTTACTTCG GCCCTTGAAGTTGGAATTATCTCCTGAAGAAGAAATAGTTATTTCCATCCACAATGATACTTTCAG GAGAAATGGATTTCTCTTGGAAGAGGATCTGTGTGCTCCTCCAGGGCATCGTTTTAAGCTAAAAGCAGTTCCCTTCagcaaaaatattacttttggAATTGCAG ATGTGAAAGAACTCATTTCCATTCTTGCCGATAGTGAGGAAGAATGTTCCATAATGGGTACTTATAGGAATGATACAGCCGATTCATTATGTCCTCCTAGAGTCCGTGCAATGTTGGCATCGCGTGCTTGCAAATCATCTGTTGTTATTGGAGATCCACTTGGGAGAAATGAAATGCAAAAG ATACTTGATAATCTCTCACGCCTCAAGTCTCCGTGGAATTGTCCACATGGTAGACCAACAATGCGTCATTTGGTTGATCTGAGGACTGTACATAGAAGATTAGAAGCAGACGAGACCACCTTATAA
- the LOC129882929 gene encoding DNA mismatch repair protein PMS1 isoform X2, whose translation MDGGGAAASPSIIKPINKGVVHRICAGQVILDLPSAVKELVENSLDAGATSIEVSLKDYGAESFQVIDNGCGISPHNFKVLALKHHTSKLSDFPDLHSLATFGFRGEALSSLCALGDLTVETRTKNEQIATHLTFDHSGLLIAERNTARQVGTTITVKKLFSTLPVRSKEFQRNIRKEYGKLITLLNAYALISKGVRLVCTNSALKNAKSVVLKTQGSGSLKDNIITVFGMSTFICLEPLKVCMSNGCTVEGFISKSGYGSGRNLGDRQYFFVNGRPVDMPKVGKLVNELYRGANSRQFPIAIMNFAISPREFDVNVTPDKRKIFLSDEGFILHSLREALEKIYSSNHASYAVNSLQEVEEKHTSTPSHLEAFQFQPKQLLSDSNDSQEGDCIEELRKDGHFLKKAQEAKDLSVTEVMLNDGNRSTEKDFSLRFHGKKKDNISSRSSRQEVGGLTAAITDRYALTSCSKDKSRIDNARYVNRASIVQSSLTKFVMVNKRKHENMSTTLSEVPLLRNGSTVHPSGEDNSLKDTASLRSPDNPVKADKCDEVTINESGSSKFSKIDRFLHQMKHSRMGRVLDQTNDLSPPGNSIQNGRFEQEHEVQMNELCVAEPVPVDSTCNNIHDVSENMVDASSSEQPPSLTLDAPKASSNSEIVSTLQFSVKELVSRRNQRLSRLQLLNRTSHRMKTKRDYAAATLELSESGNEEAKARALIDATNELERLFKKEDFTRMKVIGQFNLGFIIGRLDQDLFIVDQLLM comes from the exons ATGGACGGAGGAGGAGCAGCAGCTTCACCCTCGATTATAAAGCCCATAAACAAGGGCGTAGTTCATAGAATTTGTGCTGGTCAAGTTATTCTGGACCTTCCCTCCGCCGTCAAGGAATTGGTTGAGAATAGCTTGGACGCCGGAGCCACTAGCATCGAAGTCTCCCTCAAAGACTATGGTGCTGAATCCTTCCAGGTCATAGACAATGGTTGTGGCATCTCACCTCACAATTTCAAG GTACTGGCGCTAAAACATCATACCTCAAAACTATCAGATTTTCCTGATCTTCATTCATTGGCGACTTTTGGATTTAGAGGGGAGGCATTGAGTTCACTTTGTGCTTTAGGGGATTTGACAGTTGAAACAAGAACGAAGAATGAGCAAATTGCGACACACTTGACATTTGATCATTCGGGCCTTCTAATAGCTGAAAGGAACACAGCTCGCCAAGTTGGTACCACGATCACTGTTAAGAAGTTGTTCTCCACTTTACCGGTGCGAAGTAAAGAGTTTCAGCGCAACATACGGAAGGAATATGGAAAGCTTATTACATTGCTGAAT GCCTATGCTCTTATTTCTAAGGGAGTCAGACTAGTTTGCACCAACTCAGCTCTAAAAAATGCAAAATCTGTAGTTCTGAAGACTCAGGGAAGTGGATCTCTGAAAGATAACATTATAACAGTATTTGGTATGAGTACCTTTATTTGTCTGGAGCCTCTGAAAGTATGTATGTCCAATGGTTGCACTGTAGAAGGATTCATTTCCAAGTCTGGCTATGGTAGTGGACGCAACTTAGGAGATCGACAATATTTTTTTGTGAATGGACGGCCCGTGGATATGCCAAAAGTTGGCAAGCTTGTCAATGAGTTGTATAGAGGTGCAAACTCTCGGCAATTTCCCATTGCAATCATGAATTTTGCTATCTCACCGAGAGAATTTGATGTGAATGTAACTcctgataaaagaaaaatatttttgtctgACGAAGGGTTCATATTGCACTCTTTGAGAGAAGCTTTAGAAAAGATATATTCATCTAATCATGCTAGTTATGCTGTTAATAGTCTCCAAGAGGTTGAAGAAAAACATACATCCACTCCTTCCCATCTTGAGGCATTTCAGTTTCAACCCAAGCAATTATTGTCGGACAGCAATGATTCTCAGGAAGGTGACTGCATTGAAGAACTACGTAAAGATGGTCATTTTCTCAAAAAAGCTCAGGAAGCAAAAGATTTGTCTGTCACGGAGGTGATGCTAAATGATGGAAACAGGTCAACAGAGAAAGACTTCAGTCTTCGATTCCATGGAAAGAAGAAAGACAACATCAGTTCCAGAAGTTCCCGGCAAGAGGTCGGAGGTCTGACTGCTGCTATAACCGACAGATATGCACTCACCTCATGCTCAAAAGATAAAAGCCGTATTGATAATGCACGTTATGTCAATCGTGCAAGCATTGTCCAGTCATCACTCACCAAATTTGTTATGGTAAATAAGAGAAAGCACGAGAATATGAGTACTACATTATCTGAGGTACCTCTCCTGAGAAATGGATCGACTGTCCATCCATCAGGAGAAGACAATTCTTTGAAGGATACCGCATCATTAAGATCTCCAGATAATCCAGTTAAGGCTGATAAGTGTGATGAAGTGACCATTAATGAGTCTGGATCTTCCAAGTTCTCTAAGATAGATAGATTTCTTCATCAAATGAAGCACTCAAGAATGGGTAGAGTACTTGATCAAACAAATGATTTATCTCCACCTGGAAATAGTATACAAAATGGAAGATTTGAGCAG GAGCATGAGGTTCAAATGAATGAATTATGTGTAGCTGAACCAGTGCCTGTTGATTCTACTTGCAACAACATCCATGATGTGTCAGAAAACATGGTGGATGCTTCTTCTTCTGAACAGCCTCCTAGTCTGACTCTGGATGCTCCTAAGGCTTCATCAAATTCGGAGATTGTTTCGACATTGCAATTTAGTGTGAAAGAACTTGTATCAAGAAGGAACCAGAGGCTGTCAAGATTGCAACTCCTTAATCGTACATCTCATAGAATGAAAACAAAGAG GGATTATGCTGCAGCAACCCTGGAGCTCTCCGAATCAGGGAATGAAGAGGCCAAGGCAAGGGCATTGATTGATGCTACCAATGAGTTGGAGAGACTTTTCAAGAAAGAAGATTTTACTAGAATGAAG GTGATTGGGCAATTCAACCTTGGATTCATTATAGGCAGATTGGATCAAGATCTTTTTATTGTTGATCAG TTGCTTATGTGA
- the LOC129882930 gene encoding WD repeat-containing protein GTS1, with amino-acid sequence MDGAEEMEIEQQPLHNNSKRFGIKNSIQTNFADDYVFQIVPKNDWTSMAVSLSTNAIKLYSLATGQYIGECNGHSSTINQISFSGASSPHVLHSCSSDGTLRAWDTRSFQQVLSVSAGPSQEIFSFSLGGANHNLLAAGCNSQVLFWDWRTKRQVACLEESHTEDVTQVHFIPGYDDRLISASVDGLMCLFDTGGDINDDDQLVSVLNVGTSIGKVGFLGEKNQKLWCLTHIETLSVWDWKDERTEASFEDARSLASKSWMADNVDYFVDCHYSVEEDRFWVIGGTNGGSLGYFPVSYKEPRAIGPPEAVLCGGHEGIIRSVLSGVPGETMDNHGIFGWTGGEDGRLCCWLSDESGTSQSWISTLALKSEKTRRKGRHSPY; translated from the exons atggatGGCGCAGAGGAGATGGAGATCGAACAACAACCATTACACAACAATTCTAAGCGATTTGGTATCAAAAACTCTATTCAGACTAACTTCGCCGATGATTACGTTTTCCAAATCGTTCCAAA GAATGATTGGACATCAATGGCGGTATCACTCTCAACCAATGCGATTAAATTGTACTCTTTAGCTACTGGACAGTACATTGGGGAATGTAATGGTCATTCTTCGACTATTAATCAAATTTCCTTTTCGGGTGCTTCATCGCCACATGTGCTACATTCCTGCTCTTCTGATGGAACTCTCAGAGCTTGGGATACCAGATCTTTTCAGCAG GTTTTATCCGTAAGTGCTGGCCCTTCTCAAGAGATATTCAGTTTCTCCTTAGGTGGAGCTAATCATAATCTGCTTGCTGCCGGGTGTAATTCTCAG GTTCTCTTTTGGGATTGGAGAACCAAGCGTCAGGTTGCGTGCTTGGAAGAATCTCATACGGAAGATGTTACTCAG GTGCACTTTATTCCAGGCTATGATGATAGACTCATTTCCGCATCGGTTGATGGATTGATGTGTCTATTCGATACTGGTGGAGATATCAACGATGACGATCAATTGGTATCG GTACTCAATGTGGGAACCTCTATTGGAAAAGTGGGATTTCTTGGGGAGAAGAATCAGAAGCTTTGGTGTTTGACACACATTGAAACTTTGAG TGTCTGGGACTGGAAAGATGAAAGAACTGAAGCCAGTTTTGAGGATGCTAGATCCTTGGCCTCTAAGAGCTGGATGGCAGACAAC GTTGACTATTTTGTTGATTGCCACTATTCAGTGGAGGAAGACCGTTTCTGGGTGATTGGCGGGACGAATGGTGGTTCCTTAGGCTACTTCCCTGTAAGTTATAAAGAGCCACGAGCTATTGGTCCTCCAGAAGCAGTTTTGTGCGGTGGACACGAAGGCATCATTAGGAGTGTCTTGTCTGGCGTACCAGGTGAGACCATGGATAACCACGGTATCTTTGGTTGGACTGGTGGTGAAGATGGTCGTCTTTGTTGCTGGTTGTCTGATGAGTCTGGTACAAGCCAATCATGGATCTCTACTCTTGCTTTGAAATCTGAGAAGACTCGCAGAAAGGGTAGACATTCTCCGTATTAG